Genomic window (Streptomyces cadmiisoli):
CGGGCGTCGAATCGGGGTCCGTTCAGGTGGTGGTGTGGTGCGGGGCCGTCCGGTACTGGCGGATGTGGGCCACGGGGCGGTCACAGGTCGTCGGTGGCGCCGAGGCCCGTGAGGGCGCCGACCGGATCCGGGTCCGGGGTGCCACGCGGCCACCAGTCGTCGCGTCCGGGTTCGGATTCGTAGGCGTACCAGAGGCCGTCGCGGCCCAGCCGGAGCTGGACGTGGCCGTGCGGATGGGTGAGGCGGTTGCGCCACGGGCGGAACGCCGGGAGGTCGGCGGCGAGCAGGAGCGGGCGGGCCCGGTCGAAGCGGCCGGCCGGCGGGTCCCAGGGCTCCTCCAGGACGGTGAGGCCGTCCAGTCCGCCCTGCCGCCACGCCGCGACCGCCCTCGCCAGTTCCCCCGGGGTGCGGCCGGCGGCGGAGGCCAAGGAGGAGTACAGCGAGCGGCTGCCGGCGGTCAGGCCCGAACCCGGCCGGGCCGCGGCCAGCCGCACCGCGTCCTGCCACAGCGTCAGCTCCGCCACCGGGTCGTGGCCGGTGACCAGCACGGCTTGGGCGCGGGCGGCGGCGTCGGTGGCCAACTGGTCCAGGGCGAACGGGTCCGGGCCGCCCGGCACCGCCGGGTACGCCGGGGGCTGCTCGGGGTGCGGTGGGGCGGGCAACGGGGCGGGCAGCGGCGGAAGTTCACGGCGGGCCAGGACGTCGGTGGCCCGGACGCCGGGGAGCGGGGCCGGGGCCCGTTCCTGGGCGGCACGGGCCGCGCGGGCGGCACTGCGGCGGGCGAGGGCGTCCAGCAACGAGCGCTCGCCCCGGCCGCGCAGCAGGAACAGGACGAAGGGGTCCGCGTCGAGCAGGCGTGCGGTCTGGTAGCAGAGGGCGGCCGCGTGCTTGCAGGGGTGGCCGCGGTCCGGGCAGCTGCAACGGGGGTCGAGGTCACCCGGGCCCGGCAGCAGCGGCACCTCGCCCTCGGCCAGCGACTCGGGCACGTCCTTGTCCAGGAGCGCGGCGATGTGGGCGGGCCGGTCGGCGGCGGCGTCCAGGAACCGCTCCCAGTCGGCGTCGTCGAGGGTGCGCAGCCGTACCTGTACGCGGTACGGGCGGGGACGGCTGCCGCGCACGTAGGCGAGGACGAGGCCGGGCGTGACCGTGATGGCGTCCACATGACCGAGGTCGGCGTATCCGCGCCCGCGCGCCAGCCGTTCGACGTCCAGTGCGCCCTTCTCCAGGGCGGAGATCCAGGCGTTGCCCCACCAGGTCGCGGCGAACGGCGCGTCGTCCGAGGAGCGGGGCGGAAA
Coding sequences:
- a CDS encoding SWIM zinc finger family protein, which translates into the protein MRRDRRPREVGELLADAFRLPVTADVPGEAPPAPAVSSWSAVADGTAREGTEQVGGAPVIGPFGEAPGTPSGEFPDDDAPRSSRAEGPASFGPADREHADPADTDAGTGTETGADAGIGISADKGTGTGAAVPRVPRSMASPRRDGELRRTFPAFPPRSSDDAPFAATWWGNAWISALEKGALDVERLARGRGYADLGHVDAITVTPGLVLAYVRGSRPRPYRVQVRLRTLDDADWERFLDAAADRPAHIAALLDKDVPESLAEGEVPLLPGPGDLDPRCSCPDRGHPCKHAAALCYQTARLLDADPFVLFLLRGRGERSLLDALARRSAARAARAAQERAPAPLPGVRATDVLARRELPPLPAPLPAPPHPEQPPAYPAVPGGPDPFALDQLATDAAARAQAVLVTGHDPVAELTLWQDAVRLAAARPGSGLTAGSRSLYSSLASAAGRTPGELARAVAAWRQGGLDGLTVLEEPWDPPAGRFDRARPLLLAADLPAFRPWRNRLTHPHGHVQLRLGRDGLWYAYESEPGRDDWWPRGTPDPDPVGALTGLGATDDL